A window of Oryza glaberrima chromosome 2, OglaRS2, whole genome shotgun sequence genomic DNA:
GGGCTGTATTTAGTGTCTGAACTGTGCTTAATATGGTAGAAATTTCATGCTAGCTCTCGAGCCTGAGATATTTCTAAATTCAACTGTTTGGTAGATTTGACCGAAATTTTTCTGGAGGGAAATAGATTTGGCCACCTGTGCATGCTATATTTGCTCATGTCTTTGTTGTGGTTTCCTGCTATACTACGTGAATTTGTGGGTTCCTGCTATACTATGTACGTGAATTTGTGGGGTATAACTCTAGGTGCTAAATTTGGCCTCCTTACATGAACTGATCCGGAGGGAGTTGGAAAGGAATTTTGACCTGTATGAATTGATTTGACCCAATTATGGTGTTTTGTGATTGAGATGGTACGTAGCTGTTGGGTTCCCCCGAATAGGATCAACAGGAGGGTGTGACTTGTTAGCATCCTACTCCATGTATTTAGGGGGATTGGTACCTTACTGGCTACAGTGGTTTTCATGGTGTGAACAATCCCAGTAATTGCTCACCTTTTGTAGAATTCGGTGTGGCATTTATGTATATAGACCGCCGTGGAAAAGGAGCAGTGCAATATTCCATTTACACGAGTTCACATGAGATGAACCTTTTAACCCTGTCCATTTCACTTTAGTTAGGCATATTCATTTCAGTAGGCCACCTCTAgctatattttagtaatatgaATATAAGTGCATTACTCAGGAGGATAATCACTTAGTTATTTTTCTTTGTATGCAGTTCGAGTGGATgcccattttgttgaggtggaGATACAAAGCATGGGTACCTTCAGCTAGTGAGCTCAGGTGGTGTAGATCAAGGTACTGATGTCTGCAGGAGAATGGCGGGGAATGATGAAGTTGCCCTGAAACCTGTTTCATGCGGGGCAAGATTACGGAGGAGTTGTGATGCATCATTGAGGTTTGGAGGGTCCATGAGAGACCCTTTTTTGAAGCACAAAGTGAAGAAGTTTGATCTATCTAGCCTAGATTGGATTGATGAGATTCCGGAATGTCCTGTGTTTTCTCCATCAATAGAGGAGTTTGAGGATCCACTTGTTTATCTCAATAAAATTGCCCCTATCGCTGCAAAATATGGTACagtttcttctttttgttctttcgcGATATTTTTCTCAGTTGCAAGGTCAAGGGTGTAGCAGTGATTTTAGTCAGGGCATTGATAATTTGGCAAAGGTGGtattatgattttttgaaaTCAAGGTATTGGCAAACGCAAAAGCCTCTTCAATTGCAAGTCACAAGTGCAATATAGTACAGTTAATTACTGAGTTTTGTGTGACCTCCTGGAAATAGATGAGCCACGCATGGAAAACTGCATTGCCTAAGAAAATCTTTTTGTCAGTGGTGGAAGTCTCTAGCCTAGATTTTTTCACTTATTTATTGTCTTCACTCAGGTTTCTGTGGTTATTATATTGCTGAGACTATTTAAATTTACCAGGTATATGTAAGATTGTTTCACCTCTCTGCGCTTCTGTACCTATTGGGCCTGTACTTATGAAGGAACAAGGTGGACTTAAATTTACTACCAGGGTGCAACCTCTCCGCCTTGCTGAATGGTCCAAGGATGACAAGTTTGCTTTCTTCATGAGTGGAAAGTCTGTTAGTCTATTATTACTGCATTGCTGTTTAATAagtgtttttatttatatttggaTGTCATGTGAATATGTATCATCAGAAAGTATACATTTCGAGATTTCGAGAAGATGGCGAATAAAGAATTTGTTCGAAGATACTCAAGTACTGCTTGTCTTCCACCAAGATATATGGAAGAAGAATTCTGGCATGAAATAGCCTTTGGCAAGATGCAGTCTGTTGAGTATGCATGTGATATTGATGGTAGTGcattctcttcttctcctaATGATCAACTGGGCACAAGCAAATGGAACTTGAAGGTATTTCCATGTTTCTTTTCACaaggcctatattttttttctctatttgcAAAATACAAGAGTTGCAAGTGAATATATTGACTCTTTTGCCTGTTTTCCCACAATTATTACATAATCTCTCCTGCATTTATAAGAAGAATCTCACTAACCATCTCCTTGCCTATTTCCAAGGtgctccctccttcccaaaacATAGGAGTGTTTTTGATGAATTAAGGATTTTGGTGAAAGGTTTAAATGGCTCACTAATACATGGTGGGGTGATGGCCATTAATAATAGTATTGGGTTGGGTGTGGGATGGTGGGGTCCACTATGGGTAAAATTCACCTTTTACATGTCCTAGGTAGCTATATTTGGGACAATATTTGAACTAAAGGTaatatttttggacggagggggTATTTAAGTATGGGTAGCATGGTCATTTTAACAATTTAACTCATGTACTCTTAGGTTTGAACCTTCCTTAATCATTGTGCCCACTCAAAATaagccttatattttgaaatggagggagtagttcttttGTTTACCAGTTTGGGAGACATATTTGAGTAATGAAACGACTGCACTCTGTGCTTCCCAAGTTCTGTGCTATTTTTCTGCGTGGCAGCATTTGGCATGAGCGTTCACATAACCAACTGCACACTTGCAATATCCTCACTCTTGCAATTAAATCTTACCCAAGTATAAGTGTCCATATCCTGCTATGGTAATTTGCATCATTAGAGGATCCTATCTATCACATTTGCTATATTGAACTATTGGCATGTTAAAAAGTTAATTCTTGCTTTGATCCAGAGACTTTCTCGGTTGCCGAAATCAACACTGCGTCTCCTCAGAGCAGCAATTCCAGTAAGTGGACTGTATTGATGATTTCCCATTACTTTTTATACCTTTATTTATCTTCTGTGTTTTTTTAGGGAATAACGGATCCAATGCTGTATATTGGGATGCTCTTTAGTATGTTTGCATGGCACGTGGAAGATCATTACTTATACAGGTGCATGATTAATATTTGCATCATATTTCTGCGGGAATGGATTTTAATCCCTTgaggggatgttccctcgtacacctttttctctcaaattcaaTGCAAATGGTTGtgaaaaaaatctagaaaaatttgacaaatgtaGAGCATAGTGACATCTATCATTCCACCAAAAAATCAAGTTAAAACTCGATCTACACATTGAGAAACAAAAAGGACAAATTCAGGTGTGAATAGTGCCAATACTGTTCATACGctggattttctttttaaatatcGATGTGTGAGTTGCGTTTAGACCTAAGATTTTGTGGAATAgtgtatatagatatatattgtatgaatgttgtcattttttttttttgagatttttccATAACTATTTGGATGGTGTTTGAACAAATGAGGGACATACCCTTGAGGGGCTAAAAGAGTTTCCCATATTTCTGCTACCTATTCTTTTCGCAGTGCTGCACATTAAATTGAAATTTTCTATTTGTTATAATGTGAGTAAATGTTTTGCCAGCATTAACTATCATCACTGTGGGGCTTCAAAAACGTGGTATGGCATTCCAGGCAAAGCTGCTCCGGATTTTGAGAAAGTGGTATGTGAGCATGTGTACGATCATGAAATTTTATCAGGTGAAGGGGAAAATGCAGCATTTGATGTCATTTTGGGAAAGACTACAATGTTTCCTCCAAATATTCTGTTGCGTCATCATGTTCCTGTCTACAGAGCTATACAGAAACCTGGAGAGTTTGTTATTACGTTTCCCCGAGCTTATCATTCAGGTTTCAGCCATGGTGAGGTTTCGTTACATCTACAATTCTAAATGCTGTCAGTGATATCTTTATTTAACTGTTGGATATCTCAATATTATATTTCATTTAATGAACATTGTAAAATGCAAAAACAACTACCAGGTTTTAATTGTGGCGAGGCAGTGAATTTCGCTATTGGAGAATGGTTTCCTCTGGGAGCACTTGCTAGTCAACGTTATGCACTTTTAAAGAGGACACCATTACTACCTTACGAGGAACTTCTTTGTAAAGAGGCGGCACTTCTTGATCATGAATTTTCTACCTGTGATTATAAAGATACAACAACATTAGCTGGAGAAACACACAGTCAACGCTGTATGAAAGTTCCTTTTGTTCAGTTGATGAGAGTCCAAC
This region includes:
- the LOC127762133 gene encoding lysine-specific demethylase JMJ706-like; its protein translation is MAGNDEVALKPVSCGARLRRSCDASLRFGGSMRDPFLKHKVKKFDLSSLDWIDEIPECPVFSPSIEEFEDPLVYLNKIAPIAAKYGICKIVSPLCASVPIGPVLMKEQGGLKFTTRVQPLRLAEWSKDDKFAFFMSGKKYTFRDFEKMANKEFVRRYSSTACLPPRYMEEEFWHEIAFGKMQSVEYACDIDGSAFSSSPNDQLGTSKWNLKRLSRLPKSTLRLLRAAIPGITDPMLYIGMLFSMFAWHVEDHYLYSINYHHCGASKTWYGIPGKAAPDFEKVVCEHVYDHEILSGEGENAAFDVILGKTTMFPPNILLRHHVPVYRAIQKPGEFVITFPRAYHSGFSHGFNCGEAVNFAIGEWFPLGALASQRYALLKRTPLLPYEELLCKEAALLDHEFSTCDYKDTTTLAGETHSQRCMKVPFVQLMRVQHRIRWSLMKMGARTHYKADIDATVLCGICRRDCYVAHIMCNCRIDAICLCHEEEIRRCPCSCDRVVFVRKDIFELETLSKKFEEESGILDAVKKQMARRDGASQHSNFFDCTDHEAEYYPYCNIHIDPSPEIYSISETNFVGYDLNNPHPAASTVTFSFVPHEYSTQSDECTSSNRRALSSSCLENTITPENAISNACQLSTPDQTCLSDKLAAHDTDDSDCEIFRVKRRSGLTPEKRHMEDGTTNFTGNQVLKRLKKINAHDRQEHKLPELSCGARSEPVHTDDCIHCVDFISENGDDFIAPTKLKMIHQLDANIVEDEVASSQKYNSCNYQSPSIELGPKRLKIRGPSFPSRISELEVSCRFQDNDLGSQHAR